In Manis pentadactyla isolate mManPen7 chromosome 3, mManPen7.hap1, whole genome shotgun sequence, a single window of DNA contains:
- the RNF139 gene encoding E3 ubiquitin-protein ligase RNF139 — protein MAAVGPPQQQVRMAQQQVWAALEVALRVPCLYIIDAIFNSYYDSSQSRLCIGLQILLRLLGIFVSSVVLILSQRSLFKFYMYSSAFLLAATSVLVNYYAALHIDFYGAYNTSAFGIELLPRKGPSLWMALIVLQLTLGIGYITLLQIHSIYSQLIILDLLVPIIGLITELPLHIRETLVFTSSLILTLNTVLVLAVKLKWFYYSTRYVYLLVRHMYRIYGLQLLMEDTWKRIRFPDILRVFWLTRITAQATVLIYILRMADETDSFFISWDDFWDLTCNLIISGCDSTLTVLGMSAVISSVAHYLGLGILAFIGSTEEDDRRLGFVAPVLFFILALQTGLSGLRPEERLIRLSRNMCLLLTAVLHFIHGMTDPVLMSLSASHVSSFRRHFPVLFVSACLFILPVVLSYVLWHHYALNTWLFAVTAFCVELCLKVIVSLTVYTLFMIDGYYNVLWEKLDDYVYYVRSTGNIIEFIFGVVMFGNGAYTMMFESGSKIRACMMCLHAYFNIYLQAKNGWKTFMNRRTAVKKINSLPEIKGSRLREIDDVCAICYHEFTTSARITPCNHYFHALCLRKWLYIQDTCPMCHQKVYIEDEIKDNSNISNNNGFIAPNRNPEEAVREAAAESDREVNEDDSTDCDDDAQRERNGMIQHTDAAAEEFINDDTETD, from the exons ATGGCGGCGGTGGGGCCTCCGCAGCAGCAGGTGCGGATGGCCCAGCAGCAAGTCTGGGCGGCGCTCGAAGTAGCGCTCCGGGTGCCTTGCCTCTACATCATCGACGCCATCTTCAACTCCTATTACGATTCCAGCCAAAGCCGGCTCTGCATCGGGCTCCAGATCTTACTCCGGCTCCTTG gTATATTTGTATCCAGTGTTGTTCTGATCTTGTCACAGCGATCACTTTTCAAGTTTTACATGTACAGCTCAGCCTTTCTGTTAGCTGCAACTTCAGTGTTGGTAAATTATTATGCTGCTTTGCACATTGACTTCTATGGTGCCTACAACACATCAGCTTTTGGGATTGAGCTGCTTCCTCGAAAAGGACCCTCGCTTTGGATGGCACTCATCGTTCTTCAGCTAACGCTAGGAATTGGATACATTACACTACTCCAAATTCATTCCATCTATTCACAATTGATTATTTTGGATCTCTTGGTTCCTATAATAGGCTTAATCACAGAGCTGCCATTACACATCCGAGAAACTTTAGTTTTCACTTCTTCCTTGATTCTTACATTAAATACAGTGCTTGTCTTGGCAGTGAAACTTAAGTGGTTTTATTATTCTACGCGATATGTTTATCTTTTAGTGAGGCACATGTATCGAATTTATGGATTGCAGTTATTAATGGAGGACACATGGAAGAGGATTCGTTTCCCAGATATACTGAGAGTCTTTTGGCTAACGAGGATTACAGCTCAGGCTACAGTATTAATATACATTTTAAGGATGGCAGATGAAACTgattctttcttcatttcttggGATGATTTCTGGGACCTCACTTGCAATCTTATAATTAGTGGATGTGACTCTACACTAACTGTCCTGGGCATGAGTGCTGTCATTTCCTCAGTAGCCCATTATTTGGGCCTTGGAATATTGGCCTTTATCGGATCAACTGAAGAAGATGACAGAAGGCTTGGCTTTGTAgcacctgttttattttttattttggctctTCAGACTGGTTTAAGTGGATTAAGACCAGAAGAGAGACTTATTCGCTTAAGTAGAAACATGTGCCTTTTGTTAACTGCAGTCCTGCATTTCATCCATGGAATGACAGACCCTGTATTAATGTCTCTCAGTGCCTCTCATGTGTCATCTTTTCGTAGACATTTTCCTGTGCTCTTTGTTTCTGCTTGCCTGTTTATTCTTCCTGTTGTACTTAGTTATGTTCTTTGGCATCACTATGCACTAAATACATGGTTGTTTGCAGTTACAGCCTTTTGTGTGGAACTCTGCTTAAAAGTAATTGTTTCTCTCACTGTTTATACATTATTCATGATTGATGGTTACTATAATGTCCTCTGGGAAAAGCTTGATGATTATGTCTACTATGTTCGTTCAACAGGCAATATTATTGAATTTATATTTGGAGTAGTAATGTTTGGAAATGGGGCTTATACTATGATGTTTGAGTCAGGGAGTAAAATTCGGGCTTGTATGATGTGTCTACATGCATACTTTAACATCTACTTACAAGCAAAAAATGGCTGGAAGACATTCATGAATCGTAGGACGGCTGTTAAGAAAATTAATTCACTTCCTGAAATAAAAGGGAGCCGTTTACGAGAAATAGATGATGTGTGTGCAATCTGCTATCATGAGTTTACAACATCAGCTCGTATCACACCATGTAATCATTATTTCCATGCACTTTGCCTTCGGAAATGGTTGTACATTCAAGATACTTGTCCGATGTGCCATCAAAAAGTATACATTGAAGATGAGATCAAGGATAATTCAAATATATCTAATAACAATGGATTCATCGCACCCAATAGAAATCCAGAGGAAGCTGTAAGAGAAGCTGCTGCTGAATCTGACAGGGAAGTGAACGAAGATGACAGTACAGATTGTGATGATGATgctcaaagagaaagaaatggaatgattCAGCACACAGATGCTGCAGCTGAAGAATTTATTAATGATGATACTGAGACTGATTAA